The Candidatus Hydrogenedentota bacterium genome includes a region encoding these proteins:
- a CDS encoding ABC transporter permease subunit: MTRIITVAGNTFRESVRDKVLYVLLLFAAAAILGSKALGWISVGQDLKIVKDICLAAMSVFGALIAIFIGASLLYKEMDKKTLYTIVSQPMHRYEFVLGKYAGLMLLLAVAVGAMALVSSVYLLFLGGRPDTVFFQAVLLIYWKLLLVTALAVLLSAATSPILGAIIVFCAYVFGHATGVFRDLPPQFDGTAAKAVLEAAYYVIPNLSNFNIQAEAANGIAVSWVYVAWALAYGAAYTAALLWLACLAFEGRDL, encoded by the coding sequence ATGACACGCATCATCACGGTTGCCGGAAACACGTTCCGCGAGTCCGTGCGGGACAAGGTGCTCTACGTGCTGCTGCTCTTCGCGGCGGCGGCTATCCTCGGCTCGAAGGCCCTGGGCTGGATCAGCGTGGGGCAGGACCTCAAGATTGTCAAGGACATCTGCCTGGCCGCCATGTCGGTCTTCGGCGCGCTCATCGCCATCTTCATCGGCGCCAGCCTGCTCTATAAGGAGATGGACAAGAAGACCCTCTACACCATCGTCTCGCAGCCCATGCACCGGTACGAGTTCGTGCTGGGCAAGTATGCCGGCTTGATGCTCCTGCTGGCGGTGGCCGTGGGCGCCATGGCGCTGGTCTCCTCCGTCTACCTGCTCTTTCTGGGCGGCCGGCCGGACACCGTCTTCTTCCAGGCCGTCCTGCTCATTTACTGGAAACTGCTGCTGGTGACCGCCCTGGCCGTCCTGCTCTCCGCGGCCACCTCGCCCATTCTCGGCGCGATCATCGTCTTCTGCGCCTACGTCTTCGGCCACGCCACGGGCGTGTTCCGCGACCTGCCCCCGCAGTTTGACGGCACCGCCGCCAAGGCCGTGCTCGAGGCGGCCTACTACGTCATCCCAAACCTGTCCAACTTCAACATCCAGGCCGAGGCCGCCAACGGCATTGCCGTGTCCTGGGTCTACGTGGCCTGGGCCCTGGCCTACGGCGCGGCATACACCGCCGCCCTGCTCTGGCTGGCCTGCCTGGCCTTCGAGGGGCGCGACCTGTGA